The Bacteroidota bacterium sequence TATTTCCTTCATTTTGAAATCGGTAACAAGATGAATATCTGCTGAACTTGGATTCGGGTATAGTTTTATTGTTGGAATATTGTTTTTTTCTCGAACTCCTATCAGGTTTAAATTAATAAAGTTTGCCTTCAACTCCGTATCAAAGCAACCATTATCAGCAGTAACTGTTAGTGAAACATCAAAAACAGCTTGATTGTAGTAATTGTGTGTTGTATTTCTAGTGTATGCAAATTTTCCATCACCAAAATCCCAATAATAATCTACAATGCTTCCGGTATTTATTTGAGAACTATCATAAAATTTCACTTTATAATAATTCATATAAATCGGATCA is a genomic window containing:
- a CDS encoding PKD domain-containing protein encodes the protein MKIKLLDSPIANFTADDPIYMNYYKVKFYDSSQINTGSIVDYYWDFGDGKFAYTRNTTHNYYNQAVFDVSLTVTADNGCFDTELKANFINLNLIGVREKNNIPTIKLYPNPSSADIHLVTDFKMKEIIIYNSIGELIEKKGIMDYRFTIQNPGKGLYYLKIMDVKDNLYIEKVIFN